The Rhizobium leguminosarum genome includes a region encoding these proteins:
- the glcF gene encoding glycolate oxidase subunit GlcF, translating into MQTNFTPTQLLDPDVAESEQILRKCVHCGFCTATCPTYVTLGNELDSPRGRIYLIKDMLENGRAADAEVVTHIDRCLSCLACVTTCPSGVDYMHLVDHARAHIEKTYKRPFMNRLTRAILAAVLPYPGRFRLALNLARLGRPFAGLMRGGALKPFAAMLALAPRRIPPAASDFAKPGTYRPETERRGRVAMLSGCAQPVLDPGINAAAIRLLTRFGVEVVMPEGEVCCGSLVHHMGRAEQALESARANVDIWTRAIDGQGLDAIIITASGCGTTIKDYGHMLRLDSAYAAKAARVSALAKDVTEYLATLDLPSQMPKGITVAYHSACSMQHGQRITLAPKQLLKAAGFTVRDPAEGHLCCGSAGTYNIMQPEISAALKARKVRNIEATKADIIATGNIGCITQIATGTGMPILHTVELLDWAYGGAVPEKLTGLPLG; encoded by the coding sequence ATGCAAACCAACTTCACCCCCACCCAGCTTCTCGACCCCGATGTCGCCGAATCCGAGCAGATTCTGCGCAAATGTGTCCATTGCGGATTCTGCACCGCCACCTGTCCCACCTATGTGACGCTCGGCAACGAACTCGACAGCCCGCGCGGCCGCATCTACCTGATCAAGGACATGCTGGAAAACGGCCGGGCCGCCGATGCCGAAGTCGTCACCCATATCGACCGCTGTCTCTCCTGCCTTGCCTGCGTCACCACCTGCCCCTCCGGCGTCGATTACATGCATCTGGTCGATCACGCCCGCGCCCATATCGAAAAGACCTATAAACGCCCGTTCATGAACCGGCTGACGCGCGCCATCCTTGCCGCCGTGCTACCCTATCCCGGCCGTTTCCGCCTAGCGCTCAATCTCGCCCGTCTCGGCCGGCCCTTCGCCGGCCTGATGCGCGGTGGCGCGCTGAAACCCTTTGCCGCCATGCTGGCGCTTGCGCCGCGGCGGATCCCGCCGGCCGCTTCGGACTTCGCAAAACCCGGCACGTATCGGCCCGAGACGGAACGGCGCGGCCGGGTGGCGATGCTTTCCGGCTGCGCCCAGCCGGTGCTCGATCCCGGCATCAACGCGGCGGCGATCCGGCTGCTGACGCGGTTCGGCGTCGAGGTCGTGATGCCGGAAGGCGAGGTCTGCTGCGGCTCGCTGGTCCATCACATGGGCCGCGCCGAACAGGCGCTCGAAAGCGCGCGTGCCAATGTCGATATCTGGACGCGCGCGATCGACGGGCAGGGCCTCGACGCGATCATCATCACCGCTTCAGGTTGCGGCACGACGATCAAGGATTACGGCCATATGCTGCGCCTCGATTCCGCCTATGCCGCAAAGGCGGCCAGGGTCTCGGCGCTGGCCAAGGATGTCACCGAATATCTGGCAACCCTCGACCTGCCCTCGCAGATGCCGAAGGGTATCACGGTCGCCTATCATTCCGCCTGTTCGATGCAGCACGGCCAACGCATCACGCTCGCGCCGAAGCAATTGCTGAAAGCGGCGGGCTTTACGGTGCGCGATCCCGCCGAAGGTCATCTCTGCTGCGGTTCGGCCGGCACCTACAACATCATGCAGCCGGAGATCTCGGCCGCGCTGAAGGCGCGCAAGGTCAGGAACATCGAGGCCACCAAGGCCGATATCATCGCCACCGGCAATATCGGCTGCATCACCCAGATCGCCACCGGCACCGGCATGCCGATCCTGCATACGGTCGAGCTTCTCGATTGGGCCTATGGCGGCGCTGTGCCGGAAAAATTAACAGGTTTGCCGTTAGGCTGA
- a CDS encoding outer membrane protein, whose translation MISALRSSASLLAGIAFFTVCSAVSASAEDLQFSIYGGYQTAPHSGVDLSDGTSFTAGWEGKSFGSPPYYGARVTWWLEDFNKPNWGISLDFTHDKVYADDDTLAKAGWSHFEFTDGLNLLTVNGLYRFQDPARRWTPYLGAGIGVNIPHVEVIRPEGKTWAYEFGGVTLQAQAGVDFKVTERWSTFVEYKGTYSRVDVPIDSGVDLKTNIFTNAVNVGVSFHW comes from the coding sequence ATGATATCTGCGCTGCGTTCCTCCGCTTCCTTGCTTGCGGGCATCGCGTTTTTTACCGTCTGTTCGGCAGTTTCCGCCTCGGCGGAAGACCTGCAATTCTCCATTTACGGCGGCTACCAGACCGCACCGCACAGCGGCGTCGATCTTTCCGACGGCACGAGTTTCACCGCCGGCTGGGAAGGCAAGTCCTTCGGCAGCCCGCCTTATTACGGCGCCCGCGTCACCTGGTGGCTCGAGGATTTCAACAAGCCGAACTGGGGCATCTCGCTCGATTTTACCCATGACAAGGTCTATGCCGACGACGATACGCTGGCCAAGGCCGGCTGGTCGCATTTCGAATTCACCGACGGCCTGAACCTGCTCACCGTGAACGGTCTCTACCGCTTCCAGGATCCGGCCCGCCGCTGGACGCCCTATCTCGGCGCCGGTATCGGCGTGAACATCCCGCATGTCGAAGTGATTCGTCCCGAGGGCAAGACCTGGGCCTATGAATTCGGCGGCGTGACGCTGCAGGCCCAGGCCGGCGTCGACTTCAAGGTGACCGAGCGCTGGTCCACCTTCGTCGAATACAAGGGCACCTATTCACGCGTCGACGTTCCGATCGATAGCGGCGTGGACCTGAAGACCAATATCTTCACGAATGCCGTCAACGTCGGCGTTTCGTTCCACTGGTAA
- a CDS encoding L,D-transpeptidase: MIKLMSGLAAAGLVLSLMSTSAFAAPAGSASDNARRPAQIVRVAQMPKYVKPQFKRKKVRLVTTEAAGTVIIDTNNKYLYLVEGNNRATRYGIGVGRDGFGWSGVVKIGRKAEWPSWTPPAEMRRREAAKGHIIPAFQEGGEDNPLGARAMYLYQGGRDTIFRIHGTNQPWTIGLNMSSGCIRMMNADVMHLYDRASVGTKVIVIGPGNRQGKVAFEDRGIDVLRTMFGG; the protein is encoded by the coding sequence ATGATCAAACTAATGTCGGGTCTGGCTGCTGCCGGACTTGTCCTGTCCTTGATGTCCACATCCGCCTTTGCTGCACCCGCCGGCTCCGCGTCCGACAATGCACGGCGCCCGGCGCAGATCGTGCGCGTGGCGCAGATGCCGAAATATGTGAAGCCGCAGTTCAAGCGCAAGAAAGTGCGGCTGGTGACGACGGAGGCTGCCGGCACCGTCATCATCGATACCAACAACAAGTATCTCTACCTTGTCGAAGGCAACAATCGCGCCACCCGCTACGGCATCGGAGTCGGCCGCGACGGCTTCGGCTGGTCGGGGGTCGTCAAGATCGGCCGCAAGGCCGAATGGCCGAGCTGGACGCCGCCGGCCGAGATGCGCCGCCGCGAAGCCGCCAAGGGACATATTATTCCCGCTTTCCAGGAAGGCGGCGAGGACAATCCGCTCGGCGCCCGCGCCATGTATCTCTACCAGGGCGGCCGCGACACGATCTTTCGCATCCACGGCACCAACCAGCCTTGGACGATCGGCCTCAACATGTCTTCCGGCTGCATCCGCATGATGAACGCGGACGTCATGCATCTTTACGATCGCGCCTCCGTCGGCACCAAGGTGATCGTCATCGGCCCCGGCAACAGGCAGGGCAAGGTCGCGTTCGAGGACAGGGGCATCGACGTGCTGCGCACTATGTTCGGCGGCTGA
- a CDS encoding L,D-transpeptidase has protein sequence MMKQLVLAAALFGIFSTAAIADDRYATRPPVVLSPDLTAPWINQLGGGRVRPVVYQRPVVRQQQGGLFQRRVLRQAPQAAPQTVSAIKPGIPSIRRPIEPQYLPQMVDYDTTEKPGTIVIDTNNRFLYLVMQGGKARRYGVGVGKPGFEWAGAHKITRKTEWPDWTPPSEMVRREAAKGHYLPARMDGGAENPLGARAMYLGSTLYRIHGTNAPWSIGSAVSSGCIRLRNEDVVDLYDRVNVGTRVIVM, from the coding sequence ATGATGAAACAGCTTGTTCTTGCCGCAGCCTTGTTCGGCATTTTCTCCACGGCCGCCATTGCAGACGACCGCTACGCCACCCGCCCACCTGTCGTGCTCAGCCCGGACCTGACCGCACCGTGGATCAACCAGCTCGGCGGTGGCAGGGTTCGTCCCGTCGTCTATCAGCGGCCGGTCGTCCGCCAGCAGCAGGGCGGCCTTTTCCAGCGCCGCGTGCTGCGCCAGGCGCCGCAGGCGGCACCGCAGACCGTCTCGGCGATTAAACCCGGCATACCGTCGATCCGCCGTCCGATCGAACCGCAATACCTGCCGCAGATGGTCGATTACGACACCACGGAAAAGCCCGGCACGATCGTCATCGATACCAACAACCGCTTCCTCTATCTGGTGATGCAAGGCGGCAAAGCGCGGCGCTACGGCGTCGGCGTCGGCAAGCCGGGCTTCGAATGGGCAGGCGCCCACAAGATCACCCGCAAGACCGAATGGCCGGACTGGACGCCGCCTTCCGAGATGGTCCGCCGCGAAGCCGCCAAGGGCCATTATCTGCCGGCGCGCATGGATGGCGGGGCGGAAAACCCGCTCGGTGCGCGCGCCATGTATCTCGGCTCGACGCTTTACCGTATCCACGGCACCAACGCGCCCTGGTCGATCGGCAGCGCCGTTTCCTCCGGCTGCATCCGCTTGCGCAACGAAGACGTCGTCGACCTCTACGACCGCGTCAATGTCGGGACCCGCGTCATCGTCATGTAA
- a CDS encoding DNA-3-methyladenine glycosylase I: MSATGIIIGEDGRSRCHWHANLPDYLRYHDEEWGRPVTDDIRLFEKICLEGFQSGLSWLTILRKRENFRAAFSGFDFEKVALFGEADVARCLTDAGIIRHRGKIVSTINNAKRAIELRAEFGSLAHYFWRYEPGHNERPAVVDREHIIANPTTPTSVVISKDMKKRGWTFVGPTTVYAFMQAMGLVNDHLDGCFCRPEVEAMRTALVRP; encoded by the coding sequence ATGAGCGCGACTGGCATCATCATCGGCGAGGATGGCAGGAGCCGCTGCCACTGGCACGCCAATCTGCCCGATTATCTCCGGTATCATGACGAGGAATGGGGCCGCCCCGTCACCGATGATATCCGCCTCTTCGAGAAGATCTGCCTCGAAGGCTTCCAGTCCGGTCTTTCCTGGCTGACGATCCTGCGCAAACGCGAGAATTTCCGCGCCGCCTTTTCAGGTTTCGATTTCGAAAAGGTCGCTCTCTTCGGTGAAGCGGATGTCGCCCGCTGTCTTACCGATGCCGGCATCATCCGCCATCGCGGCAAGATCGTCTCGACCATCAACAATGCCAAACGCGCAATCGAGCTCAGGGCCGAATTCGGCTCGCTCGCCCATTATTTCTGGCGCTACGAGCCCGGCCATAACGAGCGGCCGGCGGTGGTCGACCGCGAGCATATCATCGCCAATCCGACGACGCCGACATCGGTGGTCATTTCGAAGGATATGAAGAAACGCGGCTGGACCTTTGTCGGCCCGACCACAGTTTATGCTTTCATGCAGGCGATGGGTCTCGTCAACGATCATCTGGATGGCTGCTTCTGCCGGCCCGAGGTCGAGGCGATGCGCACCGCTCTGGTTCGCCCATGA
- a CDS encoding HAD family hydrolase yields the protein MTTRPLTTIGFDADDTLWQNEQYYRLTEAHFTGLLADFAEGPKISERLLEAEKRNLRHYGFGIKGFTLSMVETAIEITEGKVPASVIAKILDTGRDLLNHPVETMPHVRDTLEALAGKYLLVMITKGDLFDQERKLAQSGLGDFFDAVEIVSDKTAVTYRRIFAKVGDGPERAMMVGNSLKSDIVPAIAAGSYGVFVPHELTWVLEHVDEPKEAPRFRKIDHLGELRDLIDRLG from the coding sequence ATGACGACGCGACCACTAACCACGATCGGCTTCGATGCCGACGATACACTCTGGCAGAACGAACAATATTACCGGCTGACGGAAGCGCATTTCACCGGGCTTCTTGCCGATTTCGCCGAAGGACCGAAGATTTCCGAACGGCTGCTGGAGGCCGAAAAACGCAACCTTCGCCATTACGGCTTCGGCATCAAGGGTTTTACGCTGTCGATGGTCGAAACCGCAATCGAGATCACCGAGGGCAAGGTTCCGGCGAGCGTGATCGCCAAGATCCTCGATACCGGCCGCGATCTTCTCAATCATCCGGTCGAGACGATGCCGCATGTGCGCGATACGCTGGAGGCGCTTGCCGGCAAATACCTGCTCGTCATGATCACCAAGGGCGATCTCTTCGACCAGGAGCGCAAGCTTGCCCAATCCGGGCTCGGCGACTTCTTCGATGCCGTCGAGATCGTCTCCGACAAGACGGCCGTCACCTATCGCCGCATCTTCGCCAAGGTCGGCGACGGGCCGGAACGGGCGATGATGGTCGGCAATTCGCTGAAATCCGACATCGTGCCGGCGATCGCCGCCGGCAGCTACGGCGTCTTCGTGCCGCACGAACTGACCTGGGTGCTGGAACATGTGGACGAGCCGAAAGAGGCGCCGCGCTTCCGCAAGATCGACCACCTCGGCGAATTGCGCGACCTGATCGACCGGCTCGGCTAA
- a CDS encoding aldo/keto reductase, whose protein sequence is MRYNQLGNTGLFVSEICLGTMTFGEAKQGTAWGAIADVDQNAADRIVERSLASGVNFIDTADVYSTGESERLLGQALKNLDIQRKDVVIATKVYGVMGDKPNDRGASRGHIMDSVEASLKRLQTDHIDLYQIHATDTVTPIEETLRAFDDLVSRGLVRYIGVSNWQAWRISKALGLSERRSFARFETVQAYYSIAGRDLERDIVPMMQEEKLGLMVWSPLAGGLLSGKYGPGAPGNGEGRRASFDFPPVDKDKAWACVAVMREIAEKHSVSVATVALAYILAKPFVTTVIIGAKRVDQLDQNLAAVKLKLDEDDIKKLDEVSALAPEYPGWMLARQGAGRRPTDFEPKD, encoded by the coding sequence ATGCGTTACAATCAACTCGGAAATACCGGACTTTTCGTCTCGGAAATCTGCCTGGGCACGATGACCTTCGGCGAAGCCAAGCAAGGCACTGCCTGGGGCGCCATCGCCGACGTCGACCAGAATGCCGCCGACCGGATCGTCGAGCGCTCGCTTGCATCAGGCGTCAATTTCATCGACACGGCCGACGTCTATTCGACCGGCGAGTCCGAAAGGTTGCTCGGCCAGGCGCTGAAGAACCTCGACATCCAACGCAAGGACGTCGTCATCGCCACCAAGGTCTACGGCGTTATGGGCGACAAGCCGAACGACCGCGGCGCCTCGCGCGGTCACATCATGGACTCGGTCGAGGCGAGCCTCAAGCGGCTGCAGACCGATCATATCGACCTCTATCAGATCCACGCGACCGATACGGTGACGCCGATCGAGGAGACGCTGCGCGCCTTCGACGATCTCGTGTCCCGTGGTCTCGTGCGCTATATCGGCGTCTCCAACTGGCAGGCCTGGCGCATTTCCAAGGCGTTGGGCCTCTCCGAACGCCGGAGCTTTGCCCGTTTTGAGACCGTGCAGGCCTATTACTCCATCGCCGGCCGCGACCTCGAACGCGACATCGTGCCGATGATGCAGGAGGAAAAGCTCGGCCTGATGGTCTGGTCGCCGCTCGCCGGCGGTCTACTCTCCGGCAAGTACGGTCCCGGCGCGCCTGGCAACGGTGAAGGCCGCCGCGCCAGTTTCGATTTCCCGCCCGTCGACAAGGACAAGGCCTGGGCCTGCGTCGCCGTCATGCGCGAAATCGCCGAAAAACACAGCGTCAGCGTCGCCACCGTGGCGCTCGCCTATATCCTCGCCAAACCTTTCGTCACCACAGTCATCATCGGCGCCAAGCGTGTCGACCAGCTCGATCAGAACCTTGCCGCCGTCAAGCTGAAGCTCGATGAAGACGATATCAAGAAGCTCGACGAGGTAAGCGCGCTTGCGCCCGAATATCCGGGCTGGATGCTGGCGCGACAGGGCGCCGGCCGCCGCCCGACCGATTTCGAGCCGAAGGACTGA
- the hisS gene encoding histidine--tRNA ligase — protein sequence MNDKQKKPQKLKARLPRGFVDRTAGDIRAVNEMTAKIREVYEHYGFDPLETPLFEYTDALGKFLPDSDRPNEGVFSLQDDDEQWMSLRYDLTAPLARHVAENFNEIQLPYRTYRAGYVFRNEKPGPGRFRQFMQFDADTVGAPGVQADAEMCMMMADTLEALGIKRGDYLIRVNNRKVLDGVLEAIGLGGDDKAGQRLNVLRAIDKLDKFGPEGVALLLGPGRKDESGDFTKGAGLDNEQIDKVLFFVGITDYAESAVRLAELVAGTARGGEGVEELNFIGALVTSAGYGPDRIKIDPSVVRGLEYYTGPVYEAELTFDVTNEKGEKVVFGSVGGGGRYDGLVSRFMGQPVPATGFSIGVSRLMTALKNLGKLGASEVIEPVLVTVMDGDVEAMGRYQKMTQELRAAGIRAEMFQGNWKKFGNQLKYADRRGCPVAIIQGGDERATSVVQIKDLIEGKRLSGEIEDNASWREARVAQETAPEADLVAKVKEILAAQAEDRKRAANV from the coding sequence ATGAACGACAAGCAGAAGAAACCGCAAAAGCTCAAGGCCCGCCTGCCGCGCGGCTTCGTCGACCGCACGGCCGGCGATATCCGCGCCGTCAACGAGATGACGGCAAAAATCCGGGAAGTCTATGAGCATTATGGTTTCGATCCGCTCGAAACGCCGCTGTTCGAATATACCGATGCGCTTGGCAAGTTCCTGCCCGACAGCGACCGGCCGAACGAGGGCGTCTTCTCGCTGCAGGACGATGACGAGCAATGGATGTCGCTGCGTTACGACCTGACGGCGCCGCTTGCCCGTCATGTCGCCGAGAATTTCAACGAGATCCAGCTGCCCTACCGCACCTATCGCGCCGGCTACGTCTTCCGCAACGAGAAGCCGGGCCCGGGCCGCTTCCGCCAGTTCATGCAGTTCGATGCCGATACCGTCGGCGCGCCTGGTGTTCAGGCCGATGCCGAAATGTGCATGATGATGGCCGATACGCTGGAGGCGCTCGGCATCAAGCGCGGCGATTACCTCATCCGCGTCAATAACCGCAAGGTTCTGGATGGCGTGCTCGAAGCGATCGGTCTCGGCGGTGATGACAAGGCCGGCCAGCGGCTGAACGTGCTGCGCGCCATCGACAAGCTCGACAAGTTCGGCCCGGAGGGCGTGGCCCTGCTGCTCGGTCCCGGCCGCAAGGATGAATCCGGCGACTTCACCAAGGGCGCCGGTCTCGACAATGAGCAGATCGACAAGGTGCTGTTCTTCGTCGGCATCACGGACTATGCCGAAAGCGCTGTCCGTCTCGCCGAGTTGGTTGCGGGAACCGCCAGGGGTGGCGAAGGCGTCGAGGAGCTGAATTTCATCGGTGCGCTGGTTACCAGCGCCGGCTACGGCCCTGACCGCATCAAGATCGACCCCTCCGTCGTGCGTGGCCTCGAATATTATACTGGCCCGGTCTATGAGGCCGAACTGACCTTCGACGTCACCAATGAAAAGGGCGAGAAAGTCGTCTTCGGTTCGGTCGGCGGCGGCGGCCGTTATGACGGCCTCGTCTCCCGCTTCATGGGCCAGCCGGTGCCGGCAACCGGCTTTTCGATCGGCGTCTCCCGGCTGATGACGGCGCTGAAAAACCTCGGCAAGCTTGGCGCCAGTGAGGTCATCGAGCCGGTGCTGGTGACCGTCATGGACGGCGATGTCGAGGCGATGGGCCGCTATCAGAAGATGACGCAGGAACTGCGCGCCGCCGGCATCCGCGCCGAGATGTTCCAGGGCAACTGGAAGAAGTTCGGCAACCAGCTGAAATATGCCGATCGCCGCGGCTGCCCCGTCGCCATTATCCAGGGCGGCGACGAACGCGCGACAAGCGTCGTGCAGATCAAGGATCTGATCGAGGGTAAGCGGCTCTCCGGCGAGATCGAGGACAATGCCAGCTGGCGCGAAGCGCGCGTAGCGCAGGAGACGGCGCCGGAAGCCGACCTTGTCGCCAAGGTGAAGGAGATCCTTGCTGCGCAGGCCGAGGATCGGAAAAGGGCGGCGAATGTCTGA
- a CDS encoding ATP phosphoribosyltransferase regulatory subunit, with amino-acid sequence MPLINLPDFANDLIAEFIERNAERIDTPVIQPAEPFLDIAGEDLRRRIFITESETGASLCLRPEFTIPVCLRHIETATGTPKRYAYLGEVFRQRRDGANEFYQAGIEDLGDIDLSNADARAIGDATGILARLLPGRRLAVTLGDQAVFEAVVQALGLPLGWQKRLIHAFGNMTQLEALLASLVSPQFVTGLDDDIARLVASGDEQALVAYLEREMQKTGYSTNAGRSALEIARRLKEKLILSETRLDDAAFHVLEEFLSLDVPLVNASAALSGFADAAGLKLGNALSRFNGRVAALSNAGVDLSCLDYRAAFGRPLDYYTGLVFEVTVEGSTAVLAGGGRFDRLLTFLGATDRIPAVGFSFWLDRIETERAAA; translated from the coding sequence ATGCCCCTGATCAATCTCCCCGATTTCGCCAACGACCTGATCGCCGAATTCATCGAGCGCAACGCTGAGCGCATCGATACGCCTGTCATTCAGCCGGCCGAACCTTTCCTTGATATCGCCGGCGAAGATCTGCGTCGTCGCATCTTCATTACGGAGAGCGAAACCGGCGCCAGCCTCTGCCTGCGTCCCGAGTTCACCATTCCCGTCTGTCTGCGCCACATCGAGACGGCGACCGGCACGCCGAAGCGCTACGCCTATCTCGGCGAGGTTTTCCGCCAGCGCCGCGACGGCGCCAATGAATTCTATCAGGCCGGGATCGAGGATCTGGGCGATATCGACCTGTCAAACGCCGATGCCCGCGCCATCGGCGACGCCACCGGCATTCTCGCCCGCCTGCTGCCGGGCCGGCGCTTAGCCGTGACATTGGGCGACCAGGCGGTGTTCGAGGCCGTCGTCCAGGCGCTCGGCCTGCCGCTCGGCTGGCAGAAGCGCCTGATCCACGCCTTCGGCAATATGACGCAGCTGGAAGCACTGCTTGCCAGCCTCGTCAGCCCGCAATTCGTCACCGGGCTGGACGACGATATCGCCAGGCTTGTCGCATCAGGCGACGAGCAGGCGCTGGTCGCTTATCTCGAGCGGGAGATGCAGAAGACCGGCTATTCGACGAATGCCGGCCGCTCGGCCCTGGAGATCGCCCGACGGCTCAAGGAAAAGCTCATCCTGTCCGAAACGCGCCTCGACGATGCCGCCTTCCATGTGCTGGAAGAGTTCCTGTCGCTCGACGTGCCGCTCGTCAATGCGTCCGCGGCCCTTTCCGGTTTCGCTGATGCTGCCGGCCTGAAACTCGGCAACGCGCTCTCGCGCTTCAACGGCCGCGTCGCAGCACTTTCCAATGCCGGCGTCGATCTTTCCTGCCTCGACTACCGCGCCGCCTTCGGACGGCCGCTCGATTATTACACCGGCCTCGTCTTCGAGGTGACGGTGGAAGGCTCGACCGCGGTGCTCGCCGGTGGCGGTCGCTTCGACCGGCTCCTGACCTTCCTCGGTGCGACGGACCGCATCCCGGCCGTCGGCTTCTCCTTCTGGCTCGACCGCATCGAAACCGAAAGGGCAGCCGCATGA
- the hisG gene encoding ATP phosphoribosyltransferase, whose product MTITIALPSKGRMKEDASAIFERAGMTISAVGNDRSYRGRVEGWDDVEIAFLSASEISREIGNGTVDFGVTGEDLMREGFAEVDKRVEFCARLGFGHADVVVAVPEIWLDVDTMADLVDVAADFRARHGRRLAIATKYWRLTQQFFSSQHGIQLYRIVESLGATEGAPASGSADIIVDITSTGSTLRANHLKVLQDGVILHSQACLVRARKESHAGEPAVQAIIDAVRAAL is encoded by the coding sequence ATGACCATCACCATCGCGCTTCCCTCCAAGGGCCGGATGAAGGAGGACGCTTCGGCGATCTTCGAACGTGCCGGTATGACGATCTCGGCTGTTGGTAACGATCGCTCCTATCGCGGCCGCGTCGAAGGCTGGGACGATGTGGAAATCGCCTTTCTCTCGGCCTCCGAAATCTCTCGCGAAATCGGCAACGGCACCGTCGATTTCGGCGTCACCGGAGAGGATCTGATGCGCGAAGGGTTTGCCGAAGTCGACAAGCGCGTCGAATTCTGCGCCCGCCTCGGCTTCGGCCATGCCGATGTCGTCGTCGCCGTGCCGGAGATCTGGCTCGATGTCGACACCATGGCCGATCTCGTCGACGTTGCCGCCGATTTCCGCGCCCGCCACGGCCGACGCCTTGCCATCGCCACCAAATACTGGCGGCTGACCCAGCAGTTCTTTTCGAGCCAGCACGGCATCCAGCTTTATCGCATCGTCGAAAGCCTGGGCGCCACCGAGGGCGCTCCCGCCTCCGGCTCGGCCGATATCATCGTCGATATCACCTCCACCGGCTCGACGCTGCGCGCCAACCATCTGAAGGTGCTCCAGGACGGTGTCATCCTGCATTCGCAGGCCTGCCTGGTGCGCGCCCGCAAGGAAAGCCATGCCGGCGAACCCGCTGTGCAGGCGATCATCGACGCGGTGCGCGCCGCCCTCTGA
- a CDS encoding DoxX family protein: protein MSNNVIILIARILLSFMFIFAGFGKVTDPASTAGMIAGAGLPASTALAYLAGLFELATGIAVLVGFQVRIVGWLLAVFCVFTGLVFHLAPVNVPDFPAAANGWINGLNFVNLMKNITLAGAYIMLATNGAGAYSLDARRGAYAAA, encoded by the coding sequence ATGTCGAACAACGTCATCATCCTGATTGCCCGTATTCTGCTTTCCTTCATGTTCATCTTTGCCGGCTTCGGCAAGGTGACCGATCCGGCCTCGACCGCAGGCATGATCGCCGGCGCCGGTCTTCCAGCGTCCACCGCGCTCGCCTATCTCGCCGGCCTCTTCGAACTCGCAACCGGCATTGCCGTGCTCGTCGGCTTCCAGGTCCGCATCGTCGGCTGGCTGCTTGCCGTCTTCTGCGTGTTCACCGGGCTCGTCTTCCACCTTGCGCCGGTCAACGTTCCGGATTTCCCGGCCGCCGCCAACGGCTGGATCAACGGCCTGAACTTCGTCAATCTCATGAAGAACATCACGCTCGCCGGCGCCTATATCATGCTCGCCACCAATGGCGCAGGCGCCTACTCGCTCGACGCCCGCCGCGGCGCTTACGCGGCTGCGTAA
- a CDS encoding glutathione binding-like protein, which yields MADLSAFPITTRWPAKNPDIIQLYSLQTPNGVKVSVALEELGLAYEPHYISFAANEQKSPEFESLNPNGRIPAIIDPNGPDGKPIGLFESGAILLYLAEKTGKLIPADAAGRYETIQWVFFQMAGIGPMFGQFGHFYKFAADKVANNSYPVERYRDESKRLLGVLEDRLKGRQWIMGDQYTIADITTFTWVRGADIFYGGREVLEYAKFPAVSNWLERCIARPASARGLNIPVKPE from the coding sequence ATGGCAGATCTTTCCGCATTTCCGATCACGACGCGCTGGCCGGCGAAAAACCCCGACATCATACAGCTCTATTCCCTGCAGACGCCTAATGGGGTGAAGGTCTCAGTCGCCCTCGAAGAACTCGGCCTTGCCTATGAGCCGCATTATATTTCCTTCGCCGCCAACGAGCAGAAATCACCGGAATTCGAATCTCTCAACCCGAACGGCCGCATTCCGGCGATCATCGATCCGAACGGTCCCGACGGGAAGCCGATCGGCCTTTTCGAATCCGGCGCCATTCTGCTTTATCTCGCGGAAAAAACCGGCAAGCTCATCCCTGCCGATGCTGCCGGCCGATATGAAACCATCCAGTGGGTGTTTTTCCAGATGGCGGGCATCGGCCCGATGTTCGGCCAGTTTGGCCATTTCTACAAATTTGCCGCCGACAAGGTCGCCAACAATTCCTATCCTGTCGAGCGGTATCGCGACGAGTCCAAACGGCTACTCGGGGTGCTTGAAGACCGGTTGAAGGGCCGTCAGTGGATCATGGGCGACCAGTACACGATCGCCGACATCACCACCTTCACCTGGGTTCGCGGTGCCGATATTTTCTATGGCGGCCGCGAGGTTCTCGAATACGCGAAATTCCCCGCCGTCTCTAATTGGCTGGAGCGCTGCATCGCTCGTCCGGCAAGTGCCAGGGGCCTCAACATACCGGTCAAGCCGGAGTAA